CGGCCGATTCTGTGGCACATCATGAAGCTCTATCACAGCCACGGTCTGCGCGATTTCATCATCTGTTGCGGCTTTCGCGGTTACGTGATCAAGGAATATTTCGCCAATTACGCGCTGCACATGTCGGATCTGACCTTCGACATGTCCGACAACACCATCCATTTTCACCGCCAGAGTGCCGAAGACTGGCGTGTCACCCTGGTCGACACCGGCGAATCGACGCTGACCGGCGGTCGCCTCAAGCGGGTGGCACCCTACCTTGAGGGCGAAGAGAGTTTCTGCTTCACCTATGGCGACGGTCTGGCCAATGTCGATATTTCCGCCACCATCGATTTCCACAAATCACATGGCCATCTGGCCACCGTCACCGCAGTTCGCCCGCCAGCCCGGTTTGGTGCGCTCAAGCTCGATGGCGACGAGGTGCAGGGGTTCATCGAAAAACCCGAGGGCGAGGGCGGCTTTATCAATGGCGGGTTTTTCGTGCTCTCAACCCCGGTGCTGGAGCGCATCGAGGGCGACAGCACCAGCTTCGAGGGGGCGCCGCTTGCCGGTCTTGCAAGTGCGGGAGAGTTGCGCGCGTTTTTTCACCGCAGCTTCTGGCAGCCGATGGATACGCTGCGCGACAAGAACATGCTCGAGGCATTGTGGAACGAGGGAAATGCGCCTTGGAAAAACTGGTGACCGAGGCGAGCCCCATCCGCGAATTCTGGTGTAGCCGCAAGGTGGCGATGACCGGCAGTATCCGCCACGCCGCCGCAGGAGCCGTTTCGTGAGTACGACGCCGTTCTCCCTGACCGAACTGATGCCCGGCACCTCCGGCGGTCCGATGCTTGTCACAAGGTCGCCTCGGATTGACGACCGCGGCGCCTTTGCCCGTATTTTCTGCGCCGAGGCGCTGGCAGCGGTCGGTTGGCCGGGGCCGGTGGCACAGATCAACCATAGCCAGACCCGCAAGGCGGGCACCCTTCGTGGCCTGCATTTCCAGCGCGCGCCCCATGCCGAGGCCAAGCTGGTGATCTGCATTCGTGGCGCGGTGTTCGATGTTGCTGTCGATACCCGCGAGAATAGCCCGACACGCTATCGGCACGCAGCGGCCAAGCTGTCGGCGGAAGCCGGCACGGCGATGTATGTGCCCGAAGGCTTTGCCCACGGGTTTCAGGCGCTGAGCGACGATGCTGAACTGATCTATGTTCATTCCACCGCCTATGCGCCAGATCATGAAGCCGGGTTGCGCGCCGATGATCCGGCGCTGGCGATTGCCTGGCCATTGCCGGTTACCGGTATTTCCGCGCGCGATGGCTCCCATCCGCTGCTCGACACTGCAGGAGAAAACCCATGATCAGCTGCAGGCATTGCGGCGGCACCGCGTTCGTTCCGTTTCTTGATCTGGGTCGGGCCCCACCCTCCAATTCCTATCTCGATGCGGAAACCCTTTCCCAACCGGAAAAGCTTTACCCGCTGGTCATCAGCACCTGCACCGAATGCTGGCTCACCCAGACTGAAGACTTTGCCGACCGCGAAGAGTTTTTCTCCGACGACTATGCCTATTTTTCCTCTTTCTCGAAAACCTGGCTCGAGCATGCGCAAACCTATGTCGCCGACATGCAGACGCGTTTCGGCCTCGGCGCGGACAGTATGGTGGCTGAAATTGCCGCCAATGACGGCTATCTGCTGCAATATGTGAAAGCGCTCGGCATCCCATGCTACGGCGTCGAGCCGACCCACGGCACGGCCGAGGCGGCGCGCGCCAAGGGCATCGACATTGTCGAGGAATTTTTCGGCCGTGAGCTGGGTGAAAAACTGGCAGGCGAGGGCCGGCAGGCGGATCTGATCGCCGCCAACAATGTGCTCGCCCATGTGCCAGACATCAACGATTTCGTTGCAGGTTTCTCGGCGTTGCTCAAGCCCGCCGGTGTCGCCACCTTCGAGTTTCCGCATCTCTACGAGATGGTTCGTGGCAACCAGTTCGACACCGCCTATCACGAACACTATTCCTATCTCTCGCTGCTTGCCGTCGAGCCCATCTTTGCCGCCAATGGGCTCACCGTGTTCGACGTCGGGACCACGCCGCACCATGGCGGCAGCCTCAGAATCTATGCCTGTCGCAGCGACGTCTGCGCCCATCAGCTGACGCCTGCCGTTGAGGCCATGCGCGAGACCGAGCGCCAGGCCGGGATGGGTTCTCCAGCCTTTTACGCAGGCCTGCAGGCAAATGCGGAAGCCGTGCGCGACGGTTTTCGCAGCTTCCTCAACGAGGCTCGTGCGGCAGGGCTGAAGGTGGCGGCATATGGCGCGGCTGCCAAGGGCAACACGCTGTTGAACTTCGCTGGTGTGGACGCTGGCGACATTGCTTTCGTGGTTGACCGCAACCCGGCCAAGCAGGGGCATTACATGCCCGGTTCACATATTCCGATTGTCGGCGAGGACCGGCTTGTTTCTGACCAACCAGACAGGGTGGTAATACTGCCATGGAACATCGAGACGGAAATCAGGACGCAGCTTTCGTATATCAGCGACTGGGATGGACGGTTCGTGACAGCGGTGCCGAAGCTGAGGGTTCTGAGCTGAAATCGAAGCTCGAAATCGAACTGTCCGACAAGGCTGACAACACCGGCGAGACATCAAAGCGCAAGCCGGACGCTTGAGTCTCTGTATAGCTGATTATGCCTTCAGAAGACCACGGATCACGTCGGCCACACGCTTCTGGCCGTGCTCGTCCATGTCGTGATAGCTCGGCAGGTTGATGGCGCGCGCGGCAATGTCGTGGGCGTTGACATTATCTGGCCGGGCCTCGAACATCGGCAACTCCGACAGCGGCCAGAAGAATACCCGCCCATCGATCTCGGCGGCCCTGAACGCTTCGATCAGCATATCCCGGGTGACGCCGGTGTCACGGTCAAAAACCACCGTCGGCATCCAGTAGCCATTGGTCACGCCCTCAGGTTCGATATTCAGCGAAATTCCGTCAAGCGCACCCAGAAGCTGGCGATAGCCAGTC
This DNA window, taken from Hoeflea algicola, encodes the following:
- the rfbF gene encoding glucose-1-phosphate cytidylyltransferase; this encodes MKVVILAGGLGSRLSEETHLRPKPMVEIGGRPILWHIMKLYHSHGLRDFIICCGFRGYVIKEYFANYALHMSDLTFDMSDNTIHFHRQSAEDWRVTLVDTGESTLTGGRLKRVAPYLEGEESFCFTYGDGLANVDISATIDFHKSHGHLATVTAVRPPARFGALKLDGDEVQGFIEKPEGEGGFINGGFFVLSTPVLERIEGDSTSFEGAPLAGLASAGELRAFFHRSFWQPMDTLRDKNMLEALWNEGNAPWKNW
- a CDS encoding class I SAM-dependent methyltransferase encodes the protein MISCRHCGGTAFVPFLDLGRAPPSNSYLDAETLSQPEKLYPLVISTCTECWLTQTEDFADREEFFSDDYAYFSSFSKTWLEHAQTYVADMQTRFGLGADSMVAEIAANDGYLLQYVKALGIPCYGVEPTHGTAEAARAKGIDIVEEFFGRELGEKLAGEGRQADLIAANNVLAHVPDINDFVAGFSALLKPAGVATFEFPHLYEMVRGNQFDTAYHEHYSYLSLLAVEPIFAANGLTVFDVGTTPHHGGSLRIYACRSDVCAHQLTPAVEAMRETERQAGMGSPAFYAGLQANAEAVRDGFRSFLNEARAAGLKVAAYGAAAKGNTLLNFAGVDAGDIAFVVDRNPAKQGHYMPGSHIPIVGEDRLVSDQPDRVVILPWNIETEIRTQLSYISDWDGRFVTAVPKLRVLS
- a CDS encoding dTDP-4-dehydrorhamnose 3,5-epimerase family protein, whose translation is MSTTPFSLTELMPGTSGGPMLVTRSPRIDDRGAFARIFCAEALAAVGWPGPVAQINHSQTRKAGTLRGLHFQRAPHAEAKLVICIRGAVFDVAVDTRENSPTRYRHAAAKLSAEAGTAMYVPEGFAHGFQALSDDAELIYVHSTAYAPDHEAGLRADDPALAIAWPLPVTGISARDGSHPLLDTAGENP